A DNA window from Ornithinimicrobium humiphilum contains the following coding sequences:
- a CDS encoding LLM class F420-dependent oxidoreductase has product MRFGIFVPQGWRLDLVGIAPEHQWGVMRDLVQRADAEEAWESVWVYDHFHTTPEPTEEATHEAWTLMAAFAAITGRVRLGQMCTCMSYRDPAYLAKVAATTDVISGGRVEMGIGAGWYEHEWRAYGYGFPRAGERLARLREGVEIFRQMWTTGSATLDGKHYQVDGALGWPRPLQGTTFPGSERNGIPMWVAGGGEQKTLRTAAEYADYTNFDGSPEGFVHKSEVLRGHCEEIGRDFGSIVRSANYNVVIGRDEAEVEDRLAGIKDRMLKGGLSPEATERSVEGLRRGPAVGTPEQIVETLRGLEASGMTYAITYFAEAAYDTSGIELFEDEVIPALAG; this is encoded by the coding sequence ATGAGATTCGGGATCTTCGTGCCCCAGGGCTGGCGGTTGGACCTCGTCGGGATCGCTCCCGAGCACCAGTGGGGCGTGATGCGCGACCTCGTGCAGCGCGCCGACGCCGAGGAGGCGTGGGAGTCGGTGTGGGTCTACGACCACTTCCACACCACCCCCGAGCCGACGGAGGAGGCGACGCACGAGGCCTGGACGCTCATGGCCGCCTTCGCCGCCATCACCGGCCGCGTCCGGCTCGGCCAGATGTGCACCTGCATGAGCTACCGCGACCCGGCCTACCTGGCCAAGGTCGCCGCCACCACCGACGTCATCTCCGGCGGCCGTGTCGAGATGGGCATCGGCGCCGGCTGGTACGAGCACGAGTGGCGCGCCTACGGCTACGGCTTCCCCCGGGCGGGGGAGCGGCTGGCGCGCCTGCGCGAGGGCGTGGAGATCTTCCGCCAGATGTGGACGACCGGCTCGGCGACCCTGGACGGCAAGCACTACCAGGTCGACGGGGCCCTCGGCTGGCCCCGCCCCCTGCAGGGGACGACCTTCCCCGGGTCCGAGCGCAACGGCATACCCATGTGGGTCGCCGGAGGCGGCGAGCAGAAGACGCTGCGCACCGCGGCGGAGTACGCCGACTACACGAACTTCGACGGCAGCCCGGAGGGCTTCGTCCACAAGTCCGAGGTGCTGCGGGGCCACTGCGAGGAGATCGGGCGCGACTTCGGCTCGATCGTGCGCAGCGCCAACTACAACGTCGTCATCGGCCGCGACGAGGCCGAGGTCGAGGACCGGCTGGCCGGCATCAAGGACCGGATGCTCAAGGGCGGCCTGAGCCCCGAGGCGACCGAGCGGTCGGTCGAGGGCCTGCGCCGCGGCCCCGCCGTCGGCACGCCGGAGCAGATCGTCGAGACCCTCCGGGGCCTCGAGGCCTCGGGCATGACCTACGCCATCACCTACTTCGCCGAGGCGGCCTACGACACCTCGGGCATCGAGCTCTTCGAGGACGAGGTCATCCCCGCGCTGGCCGGCTGA
- a CDS encoding DUF5682 family protein, whose amino-acid sequence MAAQVSVLGIRHHGPGSARSVLSALEELQPEAVVIEGMPELERLLPLAGHPDLVPPVAGLVYVKDTPSRAVFSPMAVFSPEWVAMRWALARDVPVRFADLAAVHWLALEEDDGSGEEAPVRPHPEDLPVPTRRDPIARLAAAAGYGDPERWWDDVVEHRPGSGLAAFDALREAIAEVRADDEIDRETLLREASMRQVVRSVVRSGAERVAVVCGAYHAPVVAPATTTVSADAALLKGLPRVRVEATWAPWTAERLATASGYGAGVASPGWYAHLHSTWAGPRPDDVVPSWLVRVARQLRGEQLDAPTASVVEAARLADALGALRGRPSVGLEELTDATQAVLCEGSDLPLRLIHDDLVVGHELGSVPEDAPSVPLAADLTRQQRSLRLRVSATAQTVVLDLRTDAGRARSTLLHRLRLLGIDWGSEADAGRTTGTFKEAWELEWRPELAVAVIAASIYGTTVESAAAARVARLAEEAPDLSALASLVQACLLADLPGALGTVLEQLARQTALQHDTLALLGTVEPLARTARYGDVRGVDGSRVREILDAVVVRACVGLRAALTGLDDVAADVARTAVESAQHGIGLLDDETLLQPWHAALADLAGDDAVHGSLAGRLTRILLDSGRLGTDEAVVRMSQRLSPASPAAGGAAWLDGFLAGDAALLLHDDELLGIVDAWVGEIREETFEDLLPLLRRTFSRYERPARRQLGEHLQRLGSGGARRTGGLDLDVDRALPAVHRVAALIGLEGAR is encoded by the coding sequence GTGGCGGCGCAGGTCTCGGTCCTCGGCATCCGGCACCACGGCCCGGGCTCGGCCCGGTCCGTGCTGTCGGCGCTGGAGGAGCTGCAGCCCGAGGCCGTGGTGATCGAGGGTATGCCGGAGCTCGAGCGGCTGCTCCCGCTCGCCGGGCACCCCGACCTGGTGCCGCCCGTGGCCGGCCTGGTCTACGTCAAGGACACGCCCAGCCGCGCGGTGTTCTCGCCGATGGCGGTCTTCTCGCCCGAGTGGGTGGCGATGCGGTGGGCGCTCGCCCGCGACGTGCCGGTGCGCTTCGCCGACCTGGCGGCGGTGCACTGGCTGGCGCTGGAGGAGGACGACGGATCGGGGGAGGAGGCGCCGGTGCGCCCGCACCCGGAGGACCTGCCCGTCCCGACCCGGCGGGACCCGATCGCGCGACTGGCCGCGGCCGCCGGCTACGGCGACCCGGAGCGCTGGTGGGACGACGTCGTCGAGCACCGGCCGGGGTCGGGGCTGGCGGCCTTCGACGCGCTGCGCGAGGCGATCGCCGAGGTCCGCGCCGACGACGAGATCGACCGCGAGACGCTGCTGCGCGAGGCGTCGATGCGCCAGGTCGTCCGCTCCGTCGTGCGCTCCGGGGCCGAGCGGGTCGCCGTCGTCTGCGGCGCCTACCACGCCCCCGTCGTCGCCCCGGCGACCACGACGGTGTCCGCCGACGCCGCGCTGCTCAAGGGCCTGCCCAGGGTGCGTGTCGAGGCGACCTGGGCCCCGTGGACCGCCGAGCGGCTCGCGACCGCCTCCGGCTACGGTGCCGGGGTCGCGTCGCCCGGGTGGTACGCCCACCTGCACAGCACCTGGGCGGGGCCCCGCCCCGACGACGTCGTGCCCTCCTGGCTGGTCCGGGTCGCGCGCCAGCTCAGGGGCGAGCAGCTGGACGCGCCCACCGCCTCGGTGGTGGAGGCCGCCCGGCTCGCCGACGCGCTCGGCGCGCTGCGAGGTCGCCCCTCGGTCGGTCTCGAGGAGCTCACCGACGCCACCCAGGCCGTGCTGTGCGAGGGCTCGGACCTGCCGCTGCGGCTGATCCACGACGACCTCGTCGTGGGGCACGAGCTCGGCTCGGTGCCCGAGGACGCCCCGTCCGTGCCGCTCGCCGCCGACCTGACCCGGCAGCAGAGGTCGCTGCGCCTGCGGGTCAGCGCCACCGCGCAGACCGTCGTGCTCGACCTGCGCACCGACGCCGGACGGGCTCGCTCGACCCTGCTGCACCGGCTGCGGCTGCTCGGGATCGACTGGGGGAGCGAGGCCGACGCCGGACGCACGACCGGCACCTTCAAGGAGGCCTGGGAGCTGGAGTGGCGGCCCGAGCTCGCCGTGGCGGTCATCGCGGCCAGCATCTACGGCACGACGGTCGAGTCGGCGGCCGCCGCCCGCGTGGCCCGGCTCGCCGAGGAGGCGCCCGACCTGAGCGCGCTCGCCTCGTTGGTGCAGGCCTGCCTGCTGGCCGACCTGCCCGGCGCCCTCGGCACCGTGCTCGAGCAGCTCGCCCGCCAGACCGCCCTGCAGCACGACACCCTCGCCCTGCTCGGCACGGTCGAGCCGCTGGCCCGCACGGCGCGCTACGGCGACGTGCGCGGTGTCGACGGGAGCCGGGTCCGCGAGATCCTGGACGCCGTCGTCGTCCGCGCCTGCGTCGGCCTCCGGGCCGCCCTCACCGGGCTCGACGACGTCGCGGCGGACGTCGCACGCACGGCGGTCGAGTCGGCGCAGCACGGCATCGGGCTGCTCGACGACGAGACCCTCCTGCAGCCCTGGCACGCCGCGCTCGCCGACCTCGCCGGCGACGACGCGGTGCACGGCTCGCTGGCCGGTCGCCTCACCCGCATCCTGCTCGACTCCGGGCGTCTGGGCACCGACGAGGCCGTGGTCCGAATGTCCCAACGCCTCTCGCCCGCCTCGCCGGCGGCGGGCGGCGCGGCCTGGCTCGACGGCTTCCTGGCCGGTGACGCCGCGCTGCTGCTGCACGACGACGAGCTGCTCGGCATCGTCGACGCGTGGGTGGGCGAGATCCGCGAGGAGACCTTCGAGGACCTGCTGCCGCTGCTGCGCCGCACCTTCTCCCGCTACGAGCGGCCCGCGCGCCGCCAGCTGGGGGAGCACCTGCAGCGGCTCGGGTCCGGCGGTGCCCGACGCACGGGCGGCCTCGACCTCGACGTCGACAGGGCGCTGCCCGCGGTGCACCGCGTCGCGGCGCTCATCGGTCTGGAGGGAGCACGATGA
- a CDS encoding ATP-binding protein, with amino-acid sequence MTDPTDPSTGDVLLRAHAEQQYAEELAALARHDDRERPPAWRLSPWAVTAYLLGGELPDGTVITPKYIGSRRLVEIAVASLATDRALLLLGVPGTAKSWVGEHLAAAVSGTSTLVVQGTAGTAEEALRYGWNYARLLAEGPSREALVPSPVMRAMETGSLVRVEELTRIPAEVQDSLISILSEKSLPIPELDDEVQAVRGFNVIATANNRDRGVNELSSALRRRFNTVVLPLPDSMDQEVEIVRGRVEALGRALRLPTDLTALAEIERVVTVFRELRSGRTLDQRTTLKSPSATLSTAEAISVMVNGASLAAHFGDGTVRADDVAASLVGAVVKDPVQDAVVWQEYLETVVRDRRDWADLYRACRELG; translated from the coding sequence ATGACCGACCCCACCGACCCGAGCACGGGCGACGTCCTGCTCCGGGCCCACGCCGAGCAGCAGTACGCCGAGGAGCTGGCCGCGCTGGCCCGCCACGACGACCGCGAGCGGCCACCCGCCTGGCGTCTCTCGCCGTGGGCGGTCACGGCATACCTGCTGGGTGGGGAGCTGCCCGACGGGACCGTCATCACCCCCAAGTACATCGGCAGCCGTCGGCTCGTCGAGATCGCCGTCGCGTCGCTGGCGACCGACCGGGCGCTGCTGCTCCTGGGCGTGCCGGGCACGGCGAAGAGCTGGGTCGGCGAGCACCTCGCCGCCGCGGTCAGCGGCACCTCGACGCTGGTCGTCCAGGGGACGGCCGGCACGGCCGAGGAGGCGTTGCGCTACGGCTGGAACTACGCCCGGCTGCTCGCCGAGGGGCCCAGCCGCGAGGCGCTCGTGCCCAGCCCGGTGATGCGGGCGATGGAGACCGGCTCGCTCGTGCGCGTCGAGGAGCTCACCCGCATCCCGGCCGAGGTGCAGGACTCCCTCATCTCGATCCTGTCGGAGAAGTCGCTGCCGATCCCCGAGCTCGACGACGAGGTGCAGGCGGTCCGGGGCTTCAACGTCATCGCCACCGCCAACAACCGCGACCGCGGCGTCAACGAGCTGTCCTCGGCGCTGCGCCGCCGCTTCAACACCGTCGTGCTGCCGCTGCCCGACAGCATGGACCAGGAGGTCGAGATCGTCCGCGGCCGGGTCGAGGCCCTGGGCAGGGCGCTGCGGCTGCCGACCGACCTCACGGCGCTGGCGGAGATCGAGCGGGTCGTCACCGTCTTCCGCGAGCTGCGCAGCGGGCGCACGCTCGACCAGCGCACCACGCTCAAGTCCCCGTCGGCGACGCTCTCCACCGCCGAGGCGATCTCGGTCATGGTCAACGGCGCCTCCCTTGCCGCCCACTTCGGCGACGGCACGGTCCGCGCCGACGACGTCGCCGCGAGCCTCGTCGGGGCCGTGGTCAAGGATCCGGTGCAGGACGCCGTCGTCTGGCAGGAGTACCTCGAGACCGTCGTGCGCGACCGCCGCGACTGGGCCGACCTCTACCGCGCCTGCCGGGAGCTGGGCTGA
- a CDS encoding SWIM zinc finger family protein translates to MTRWTERQVLEAAPDQSSVAAARRLARPGPWSETGSTDTLVWGRCQGSGKNPYQVSVDLTGPAYRCSCPSRKFPCKHALALLLLWVHGDGAVEADAAADFAREWAEQRATSAADRATREARASAPADPEAQERRRQARLSLMDAGMEDFRTWLEDLVRGGTASARHRGYTYWDTAAARLVDAQLPGLATEVRLMGSEVHARPDWAEHLLARLGRWWTAAQAWGRRRELDPTTLADLRVVLGWPVPTEEVRADRGSVISGRWSVLGAHRTDDGRLLSQRTWLASEDDGRLVQVLDFAAGGQPLPVARLTGSVLQGDLALYPGSGARRALFDGEPVAAGQLADLPGGGTLEDALRTFADLLAVNPWVLRAPVVLRSVGATVDGACVPTTDGGSVLLPWADGTPWTLLALTGGTDADLFGELEGGRLRPLSTAVEGEVVGL, encoded by the coding sequence TTGACCCGGTGGACCGAGCGCCAGGTGCTCGAGGCGGCACCTGACCAGTCGTCGGTCGCGGCTGCCCGGCGCCTGGCCCGCCCCGGCCCCTGGTCGGAGACCGGCAGCACCGACACCCTCGTGTGGGGCCGCTGCCAGGGCTCGGGCAAGAACCCCTACCAGGTGAGCGTGGACCTCACCGGTCCCGCCTACCGCTGCTCCTGCCCGAGCCGGAAGTTTCCCTGCAAGCACGCGCTCGCCCTGCTCCTGCTCTGGGTCCACGGCGACGGCGCGGTGGAGGCCGACGCGGCGGCCGACTTCGCCCGGGAGTGGGCCGAGCAGCGGGCGACCTCGGCCGCCGACAGGGCTACGCGGGAGGCCCGCGCGTCCGCACCCGCGGATCCGGAGGCGCAGGAGCGTCGGCGCCAGGCCCGCCTCTCCCTCATGGACGCGGGGATGGAGGACTTCCGGACCTGGCTGGAGGACCTCGTCCGCGGGGGCACGGCCTCCGCCCGGCACCGCGGCTACACCTACTGGGACACGGCGGCGGCCCGCCTGGTCGACGCCCAGCTGCCCGGGCTGGCGACCGAGGTCCGGCTGATGGGCTCGGAGGTCCACGCGCGCCCGGACTGGGCCGAGCACCTGCTCGCGCGGCTCGGTCGCTGGTGGACCGCCGCCCAGGCATGGGGACGCCGTAGGGAGCTCGACCCCACGACGCTGGCCGACCTGCGGGTCGTCCTCGGCTGGCCGGTGCCGACCGAGGAGGTCCGGGCCGACCGGGGTTCGGTGATCAGCGGCCGGTGGTCCGTCCTCGGCGCCCACCGCACCGACGACGGACGGCTGCTGTCGCAACGCACCTGGCTGGCGTCCGAGGACGACGGACGTCTGGTGCAGGTGCTCGACTTCGCCGCCGGCGGGCAGCCGTTGCCCGTCGCACGCCTCACGGGATCGGTCCTGCAGGGCGACCTGGCCCTCTACCCGGGGTCGGGCGCACGGCGCGCCCTCTTCGACGGCGAGCCCGTCGCGGCCGGGCAGCTGGCCGACCTGCCGGGCGGGGGGACGCTCGAGGACGCGCTGCGGACGTTCGCGGACCTGCTCGCCGTCAACCCGTGGGTGCTGCGCGCCCCCGTCGTGCTCCGGTCCGTCGGGGCGACGGTCGACGGGGCGTGCGTGCCGACCACGGACGGCGGATCCGTCCTGCTGCCGTGGGCCGACGGCACGCCGTGGACGCTGCTGGCCCTGACCGGGGGCACGGACGCCGACCTGTTCGGTGAGCTCGAGGGCGGCCGGCTTCGGCCGCTCAGCACCGCCGTCGAGGGCGAGGTGGTGGGCCTGTGA
- a CDS encoding nuclear transport factor 2 family protein encodes MTDDLATRLRRIEDRLEIEELLARYANACDDRDMAALGACFASDFEFDSVAGHAVGREAALDYYRGRLGLYGMTFHIPHTLVLQEHEQDTAAGLVTSHAEMELERELFVTGFRYSDRYVREQGRWCFRARHVQAFYAMPLGQLAQGLDEYRLRWPHAGPQRAPLPELLPSWDDFQRSRST; translated from the coding sequence ATGACCGACGACCTGGCGACGCGGCTGCGTCGCATCGAGGACCGGCTGGAGATCGAGGAGCTGCTGGCGCGCTACGCCAACGCCTGCGACGACCGGGACATGGCCGCCCTGGGCGCCTGCTTCGCCTCGGACTTCGAGTTCGACTCGGTCGCGGGCCACGCCGTGGGCCGGGAGGCCGCACTGGACTACTACCGGGGCCGGCTCGGGCTGTACGGCATGACCTTCCACATACCGCACACGCTGGTCCTGCAGGAGCACGAGCAGGACACCGCCGCCGGCCTCGTGACCTCGCACGCCGAGATGGAGCTCGAGCGCGAGCTCTTCGTCACCGGCTTCCGCTACTCGGACCGCTACGTCCGTGAGCAGGGCCGCTGGTGCTTCCGGGCACGCCATGTGCAGGCCTTCTACGCAATGCCTCTGGGCCAGCTCGCCCAGGGGCTCGACGAATACCGGCTGCGCTGGCCGCACGCGGGGCCCCAGCGGGCGCCGTTGCCGGAGCTGTTGCCGTCCTGGGACGACTTCCAGCGCTCGCGCAGCACCTGA
- a CDS encoding DUF5691 domain-containing protein — protein sequence MSDPRTPDPSGWWDHLLAASLVGTARRPVPPLDAAGLGVRARTDARPETALLDAAALAGALRAAGTVMPTAPAGTAPTGGPASADGTQPASRPAPPESRPAAPPRAAQLLSLVLVQNPAGPSSLEPLVRHWCTTAVRHGYRLPHALLPQVLELGRSRPGLRVPLVLTLGERGRWLAERVPGAEWVARTSARADADLGAASPDRAAATADTLPDVAAWALLADAQRLTALRAARERDPSLGRAYVEGTWSTDPARTRKAHLELLEIGLGDADEDLLERALDDRAAGVRALAATLLDGLPRSARAARMGDRLRALLHTDRRLLRTRLDVELPDDPDPAGVRDGLVPPPRGVSARAWWLQRIVAGAPLSIWTDATGTDPEATYGLIPSDEARAGVREAVLRRGDRGWAQAIARTRGARRNPLDPAIVALLDPAEAERLVLAGAEVGGAALATVVQGAPPRWSRALTLGLLDRCRRTRTSADLAPPLVQLVARAGDLHPDGLPVLQDWLATDPPPEPARRLLRELVQLLSLYRSIEEAFAP from the coding sequence GTGAGCGATCCGCGCACCCCCGACCCGTCCGGCTGGTGGGACCACCTGCTGGCCGCCTCGCTCGTCGGCACCGCCCGACGTCCGGTCCCGCCCCTCGACGCCGCGGGGCTGGGCGTCCGCGCCAGGACCGATGCGCGTCCCGAGACCGCCCTGCTCGACGCCGCCGCGCTCGCCGGTGCCCTGCGCGCCGCGGGGACGGTGATGCCCACGGCCCCGGCGGGGACAGCCCCGACGGGAGGGCCGGCGTCGGCGGACGGCACGCAGCCCGCGTCGCGACCTGCCCCTCCGGAGTCGCGGCCCGCCGCGCCCCCACGGGCCGCGCAGCTGCTGTCGCTCGTCCTCGTCCAGAACCCCGCCGGCCCGTCCTCGCTCGAGCCGCTCGTGCGCCACTGGTGCACCACGGCCGTGCGGCACGGCTACCGGCTGCCGCACGCCCTGCTGCCGCAGGTGCTCGAGCTCGGCCGCTCGCGACCGGGCCTGCGCGTCCCGCTGGTCCTGACCCTCGGGGAGCGGGGCCGGTGGCTCGCCGAGCGCGTGCCCGGCGCCGAGTGGGTCGCGCGGACCAGCGCCCGTGCCGACGCGGACCTCGGCGCCGCGAGCCCGGACCGGGCAGCCGCCACCGCCGACACGCTGCCCGACGTCGCGGCCTGGGCCCTGCTGGCTGACGCGCAGCGGCTCACGGCGCTCCGGGCGGCACGTGAGCGCGATCCCTCGCTCGGCCGCGCCTACGTCGAGGGCACCTGGTCCACCGACCCGGCCCGGACGCGCAAGGCGCACCTCGAGCTGCTGGAGATCGGGCTCGGGGACGCCGACGAGGACCTGCTCGAGCGCGCCCTCGACGACCGGGCCGCCGGCGTCCGCGCGCTCGCGGCGACCCTGCTGGACGGCCTCCCGCGGTCCGCCCGCGCCGCCCGCATGGGCGACCGCCTGCGCGCGCTGCTGCACACCGATCGGCGCCTCCTGCGCACCCGCCTCGACGTCGAGCTGCCGGACGACCCCGACCCCGCCGGCGTCCGCGACGGCCTCGTCCCGCCACCGCGCGGCGTCTCCGCGCGCGCCTGGTGGCTGCAGCGGATCGTCGCGGGCGCACCGCTGAGCATCTGGACCGACGCGACGGGCACGGATCCCGAGGCCACCTACGGGCTGATCCCCTCCGACGAGGCCCGGGCGGGGGTCCGGGAGGCCGTGCTCCGGCGCGGCGACCGCGGGTGGGCGCAGGCGATCGCCCGCACCCGGGGCGCCAGGCGCAACCCGCTCGACCCGGCCATCGTCGCGCTGCTGGACCCGGCCGAGGCCGAGCGCCTCGTGCTCGCCGGGGCCGAGGTGGGCGGTGCGGCCCTGGCGACCGTCGTCCAGGGTGCGCCCCCGCGGTGGAGCCGCGCCCTGACGCTCGGCCTCCTCGACCGGTGCCGGCGGACGCGCACCTCCGCCGACCTCGCGCCCCCGCTCGTCCAGCTGGTCGCGCGCGCGGGCGACCTGCACCCCGACGGCCTGCCGGTCCTCCAGGACTGGCTCGCCACCGACCCGCCCCCCGAGCCGGCGCGACGTCTGCTCCGCGAGCTCGTCCAGCTGCTGTCCCTCTACCGCTCCATCGAGGAGGCCTTCGCGCCATGA
- a CDS encoding 3-keto-5-aminohexanoate cleavage protein produces the protein MSTSTTPVIVEVAINGGTFPDRNPHVPLTAEAIQRDVFALLDAGASMIHSHTYDINLQGQAAADAYLEAWRPILEQRPDTVWYPTLSVDQSEGASGESIEGRFAHYPIIAGEVPMQIGIVDPGPVNLGYPDEDGIPMGFTYINTYADIRYAFEVCEKNGFAPSLAIYEPGFLQTVLAYRRAGRLPRGAMVKFYFGGEWGMFAKGHGVTFGLPPKESALRAYLDMIEGTDLPWSVSVWGGDLLQTPVARMALELGGHLHVGIEDHYDPDRTPTNMEIFEETKALCEEVGRPIATAAQTREILGLPDPQG, from the coding sequence TTGAGCACGTCCACCACGCCCGTCATCGTCGAGGTCGCGATCAACGGCGGCACCTTCCCGGACCGCAACCCCCACGTTCCGCTGACCGCCGAGGCGATCCAGCGCGACGTCTTCGCGCTCCTGGATGCCGGTGCCTCGATGATCCACTCGCACACGTACGACATCAACCTTCAGGGGCAGGCCGCCGCAGACGCCTACCTCGAGGCATGGCGACCGATCCTGGAGCAGCGTCCGGACACCGTCTGGTACCCCACCCTCTCGGTCGACCAGTCCGAGGGCGCGTCCGGTGAGTCGATCGAGGGCCGGTTCGCGCACTACCCGATCATCGCCGGGGAGGTGCCGATGCAGATCGGCATCGTCGACCCCGGCCCGGTCAACCTCGGCTATCCGGACGAGGACGGCATCCCCATGGGCTTCACCTACATCAACACCTACGCCGACATCCGCTACGCCTTCGAGGTCTGCGAGAAGAACGGCTTCGCACCCTCGCTGGCGATCTACGAGCCCGGCTTCCTCCAGACGGTGCTGGCCTACCGTCGGGCGGGCAGGCTGCCGCGGGGCGCGATGGTCAAGTTCTACTTCGGCGGGGAGTGGGGAATGTTCGCCAAGGGTCACGGCGTGACCTTCGGGCTACCGCCGAAGGAGTCCGCGCTGCGGGCCTACCTGGACATGATCGAGGGCACGGACCTCCCGTGGTCGGTGTCCGTCTGGGGCGGTGACCTGCTGCAGACGCCGGTCGCTCGTATGGCGCTCGAGCTGGGAGGGCACCTGCACGTCGGCATCGAGGACCATTACGACCCGGACCGCACGCCCACCAACATGGAGATCTTCGAGGAGACGAAGGCGCTGTGCGAGGAGGTCGGGCGACCCATCGCCACGGCCGCCCAGACGCGCGAGATCCTCGGGCTGCCCGACCCACAGGGCTGA
- a CDS encoding VWA domain-containing protein, translating to MSRDRMTRWRLVLGGDDADGTGIGVEGLTTEDAARDQALQALYDAQGPRSAGLGGSAPRVARWLGDIRTYFPSSVVQVMQSDAMDRLGLRQLLLEPEMMRSVQPDVGLVTTLMGLGRVIPEHSRETARAVVRIVTDQLDERLRQRTVQAVAGALNRAARTRRPRLADVDWHRTIAANLRHYQPEHRTVVPERLVGHARRQHQVERHVILCIDQSGSMAESVVYASVFGAVLASLRSVRTSLVVFDTSVVDLTEDLQDPVDVIFGVQLGGGTDINRAVAYCEGLVEDPTDTVLVLISDLFEGGVAEELVGRTAALVGSGVTMVALLALSDNGRPAFDADVATALADLGVPAFACTPDQFPDLMATAIERGDIARFASERGIVTQHRSEEAGP from the coding sequence ATGAGCCGGGACCGGATGACCCGTTGGCGGCTGGTGCTCGGCGGCGACGACGCCGACGGCACCGGCATCGGCGTCGAGGGCCTGACCACCGAGGACGCCGCGCGCGACCAGGCCCTGCAGGCGCTCTACGACGCCCAGGGCCCGCGCTCGGCCGGCCTGGGCGGGTCCGCGCCCCGCGTGGCCCGCTGGCTGGGTGACATCCGCACCTACTTCCCGAGCTCGGTCGTGCAGGTGATGCAGTCCGACGCCATGGACCGGCTGGGCCTGCGCCAGCTGCTCCTGGAGCCGGAGATGATGCGCTCGGTGCAGCCCGACGTCGGCCTGGTGACCACGCTCATGGGCCTGGGACGCGTCATACCCGAGCACAGCCGTGAGACCGCCCGGGCCGTCGTGCGGATCGTCACCGACCAGCTCGACGAGCGGCTGCGCCAGCGCACCGTCCAGGCCGTGGCCGGCGCGCTCAACCGCGCCGCGCGCACCCGCCGGCCCCGGCTCGCAGACGTCGACTGGCACCGCACCATCGCCGCCAACCTCCGGCACTACCAGCCCGAGCACCGCACCGTGGTGCCCGAGCGCCTCGTCGGCCACGCCCGCCGCCAGCACCAGGTCGAGCGGCACGTCATCCTCTGCATCGACCAGTCGGGGTCGATGGCGGAGTCGGTCGTCTACGCCAGCGTCTTCGGCGCCGTCCTCGCCTCGCTGCGGTCCGTGCGCACCTCGCTCGTGGTCTTCGACACCTCGGTGGTGGACCTGACCGAGGACCTGCAGGACCCGGTCGACGTCATCTTCGGCGTGCAGCTCGGCGGCGGCACCGACATCAACCGGGCGGTGGCCTACTGCGAGGGCCTCGTCGAGGACCCGACCGACACGGTGCTCGTGCTCATCAGCGACCTCTTCGAGGGAGGTGTCGCCGAGGAACTGGTGGGCCGCACCGCTGCCCTGGTCGGCTCCGGCGTCACGATGGTCGCGCTCCTCGCGCTCTCGGACAACGGCCGGCCCGCCTTCGACGCCGACGTGGCGACCGCCCTGGCCGACCTCGGCGTCCCGGCCTTCGCCTGCACGCCGGACCAGTTCCCGGACCTGATGGCCACGGCGATCGAGCGCGGGGACATCGCCCGGTTCGCCTCCGAGCGCGGCATCGTCACCCAGCACCGGTCCGAGGAGGCGGGCCCCTGA